A single genomic interval of Deltaproteobacteria bacterium harbors:
- a CDS encoding ABC transporter permease, whose translation MTLEKYALKRFLEIIPVFFIVLFIVFLMLHLIPGDPAKNILGIMATPERLEQLRETLGLNEPVYKQFYRFIGRLLHGDLGRSIRYMAPITTLIFSRIKVTLALVMMSGMICVIFSLPIGLYAAKNHGKLPDYAVGVSSLFIFSMPEFWTGLLFLNLFALKLGWFPTGGWGAGALNNLYHLFLPSLILALFLTALVTRTLRSDMLEVLQKEYIRLARTYGFSELKIYTKYALKNALLPTITVIGLNLGWLLGSSVVIETVFSLPGIGAMLLDAVIVRDYPLIQGISLVFALAILLNNYVVDILYGIIDPRIYRE comes from the coding sequence ATGACTCTTGAAAAATACGCACTGAAAAGATTCCTCGAGATAATCCCCGTTTTCTTCATCGTCTTGTTCATAGTCTTTCTGATGCTTCATCTCATACCGGGGGATCCGGCGAAGAACATCCTCGGTATCATGGCCACTCCTGAGCGACTCGAGCAGTTGCGCGAGACCCTGGGCCTGAACGAACCTGTCTACAAGCAGTTTTACCGGTTCATCGGCAGGCTCTTGCACGGGGATCTGGGGCGTTCGATACGATACATGGCCCCGATTACCACCCTGATATTCTCGAGAATAAAGGTGACCCTGGCACTGGTGATGATGTCAGGGATGATCTGTGTCATCTTCTCGCTGCCCATTGGTCTGTACGCGGCCAAAAACCACGGCAAATTGCCGGACTATGCCGTGGGAGTCTCTTCCCTTTTCATCTTCTCCATGCCCGAGTTCTGGACGGGTCTCCTGTTCCTGAACCTCTTCGCCCTGAAGCTCGGGTGGTTCCCTACAGGCGGGTGGGGGGCTGGCGCCCTGAACAATCTCTACCACCTGTTCTTGCCGAGCCTGATCCTGGCGCTGTTCCTGACGGCTCTGGTCACGAGGACCTTGAGATCCGACATGCTCGAAGTCCTCCAGAAGGAATACATAAGATTGGCGAGGACCTACGGTTTCTCGGAGTTGAAGATCTACACGAAGTACGCCCTCAAGAACGCGCTCCTCCCGACCATCACCGTAATCGGTCTGAACCTGGGATGGCTCCTAGGTTCTTCCGTCGTAATCGAAACGGTATTTTCATTGCCCGGAATAGGGGCGATGCTGCTGGATGCCGTGATAGTGAGGGATTATCCCTTGATACAGGGGATAAGTCTCGTGTTTGCCCTGGCGATTCTGTTGAACAACTACGTCGTCGACATACTCTATGGAATCATAGATCCCAGGATATACAGGGAGTGA